One genomic region from Candidatus Caldarchaeum subterraneum encodes:
- a CDS encoding GMP synthase (glutamine-hydrolysing), with protein sequence MEDVIAVVDFGGQYAHLISRRIRSIGVKTHVIPHSMLPDTDISIYRGVVFSGGPASVYENNAPKVDMEKLRGKPLLGICYGHQLIAYLLGGEVRRERAREYGRAELFLKHGCRLFQGLPDRFMVWMSHGDHVEKIPQGFETAASTNTSPHAAICNEAGNIYGVQFHPEVAHTEHGLKILKNFVFDICGCSASWRMEDYLEKAVSEVVEVVGPGRVLCAVSGGIDSTVTAAIVSKAVGKRLKCLFVNHGLLRKNEPEKVLETLRKIVGEDNIIYIDASERFLNRLRGVVDPEEKRRIIGHEFAAIFEEVSKAYGPFTHLAQGTLYPDVVESGKSVGGSAVIKTHHNVGGMPQNFGMKLVEPLRELYKDEVRQLAEMMGLPRWLVKRHPFPGPGLAVRIIGEVTEEKLEICREASAIVEEELEKAGLLDEVWQAFAVVGDDKATGVRGDRRSLGYIVTVRVVSSVDGMTADYVKLPYTVLDRIASRIANELDKVSWVTYAVSSKPPATIEPQ encoded by the coding sequence GTGGAGGATGTTATAGCAGTCGTCGACTTCGGCGGCCAATACGCGCACCTCATCAGCAGAAGAATACGCAGCATCGGTGTCAAAACCCATGTCATACCGCACAGCATGCTCCCCGACACGGACATCAGCATCTACAGAGGAGTAGTTTTCTCCGGAGGGCCGGCGAGCGTCTATGAAAACAACGCCCCCAAAGTGGATATGGAGAAACTCCGCGGCAAGCCCTTGCTGGGAATATGTTATGGCCATCAATTGATCGCTTATCTGCTGGGCGGCGAGGTTAGACGTGAAAGGGCCCGAGAATACGGTAGAGCAGAACTTTTCCTTAAACATGGATGCCGTCTTTTCCAAGGATTGCCTGACAGGTTTATGGTTTGGATGAGCCACGGCGACCACGTCGAAAAAATTCCACAAGGCTTCGAAACAGCCGCATCAACCAACACCTCACCTCACGCAGCCATATGCAATGAAGCAGGAAACATCTACGGCGTACAGTTTCATCCAGAGGTCGCCCACACAGAACACGGCTTAAAAATTCTCAAAAACTTCGTATTCGACATATGTGGGTGCAGTGCTTCATGGCGTATGGAGGACTATCTGGAGAAAGCAGTGTCCGAGGTTGTGGAAGTAGTTGGACCTGGCCGTGTACTATGTGCGGTCAGCGGCGGAATAGACTCCACGGTCACCGCCGCCATAGTCTCTAAGGCCGTGGGCAAACGGCTTAAATGCCTGTTCGTTAACCATGGGCTGCTGCGTAAAAACGAGCCGGAAAAAGTTCTTGAAACTTTGCGGAAAATTGTGGGTGAGGATAACATTATCTACATCGATGCCTCCGAACGGTTTCTTAACAGACTACGCGGTGTCGTAGACCCGGAGGAGAAGAGGCGGATAATAGGACACGAGTTCGCAGCCATATTTGAGGAGGTTAGCAAAGCCTATGGGCCTTTCACACATCTTGCTCAGGGAACCCTTTACCCCGACGTGGTCGAGAGCGGAAAATCAGTCGGCGGCTCAGCTGTCATAAAAACTCATCACAACGTCGGCGGAATGCCTCAAAACTTCGGCATGAAACTGGTTGAGCCGCTCCGCGAACTCTACAAGGATGAAGTCAGACAACTCGCCGAAATGATGGGGCTGCCCCGTTGGCTGGTTAAGCGGCATCCCTTCCCAGGCCCGGGTCTGGCCGTCAGAATAATTGGCGAGGTTACTGAGGAGAAGCTTGAGATATGCAGGGAGGCGTCGGCTATTGTTGAGGAGGAGCTGGAGAAGGCGGGGCTGCTGGACGAGGTTTGGCAAGCCTTCGCAGTCGTCGGGGACGACAAAGCCACAGGCGTCAGAGGCGATAGAAGGAGCCTCGGCTACATCGTGACAGTCCGTGTTGTCTCATCGGTTGACGGTATGACAGCCGACTATGTGAAGCTGCCTTACACGGTGCTTGACAGAATAGCCTCGAGAATAGCTAACGAGCTGGATAAAGTAAGCTGGGTAACGTACGCCGTCTCGAGCAAGCCGCCTGCCACGATTGAGCCTCAGTAG
- a CDS encoding enoyl-CoA hydratase produces the protein MFTIMSGEFSKVIFSKEGGVASIVLNNPSRYNALELELRRELRRALEEAARDDEARVVLIRGAGGNFSAGADIRAFLEWDPAKCVSIANEVGTSMVLANIIRSMQKPVIAVVEGYCLGGGFELAMSCDMIVAAEDAVFGQPEINLGLIPGGGGTQRLARLVGEKRAKQLVMTGDRISARELEKMGVVNVVVPRDRLEEAVKELVEKLLSKPRMALAAAKEAVNLAMETGLLAGLRAELMLFASLFATEDQKEGARAFLEKRKPVWKGR, from the coding sequence ATGTTTACGATTATGTCCGGCGAGTTCAGTAAAGTCATATTCTCTAAGGAGGGAGGTGTTGCTTCGATTGTTCTCAACAATCCTTCGCGTTACAATGCTTTGGAGCTGGAGCTTAGGAGGGAGCTTCGCCGTGCTTTGGAGGAGGCTGCCAGAGATGACGAAGCAAGGGTTGTTTTAATCCGTGGGGCTGGTGGAAACTTCTCCGCGGGAGCAGATATCCGGGCTTTCCTTGAATGGGACCCCGCAAAATGTGTAAGCATAGCCAACGAGGTTGGCACATCGATGGTTCTGGCGAACATCATACGCAGCATGCAGAAGCCTGTTATCGCTGTTGTGGAGGGGTACTGTCTGGGCGGAGGGTTTGAGCTCGCGATGTCCTGTGACATGATTGTCGCGGCTGAGGACGCCGTTTTTGGACAGCCCGAGATAAACCTTGGACTGATTCCGGGAGGTGGAGGTACACAGCGTCTGGCGCGTCTGGTGGGTGAGAAAAGGGCTAAGCAGCTGGTGATGACTGGTGACAGGATATCGGCGAGGGAGTTGGAGAAGATGGGTGTTGTGAATGTGGTGGTTCCACGTGATAGGCTTGAGGAGGCTGTGAAGGAGCTGGTGGAGAAGCTTTTGTCGAAGCCGAGGATGGCGTTGGCTGCTGCGAAAGAAGCTGTTAACCTCGCCATGGAGACAGGTCTATTGGCTGGTTTAAGAGCGGAGCTGATGCTCTTCGCCTCGCTCTTCGCCACCGAGGACCAGAAAGAGGGCGCCCGAGCTTTTCTCGAGAAACGTAAACCAGTCTGGAAAGGTAGGTAA
- a CDS encoding phosphonate ABC transporter ATP-binding protein — protein sequence MGRVLTIRGLSFSYDGRRKILDGLDLDLSAGETLAIMGYSGSGKTTLLKIVAGLLYPYQGTVKTHDAKGGIGYIPQNVGLVKNLTAVQNVAHGALGKIGIFPGLFGKFPQEVFVKAYQLLEDLGLAEAADRKAGLLSGGERQRVAVARALMQNPSILLADEFVSDLDVINAYEVMELTTKICRRNNIALVMTMHDTYLVNKFADRVAVLKDGKIMTEMPGNQISIKELSAILGGGPAE from the coding sequence ATGGGCAGGGTGCTGACAATCCGGGGACTGAGCTTCTCATACGACGGCCGCAGAAAAATTCTTGACGGCTTAGACCTCGACCTCTCAGCGGGAGAAACACTCGCCATAATGGGGTACTCAGGCTCGGGCAAAACAACCCTCCTCAAAATCGTCGCAGGGCTCCTGTATCCATACCAAGGCACCGTGAAAACCCACGACGCCAAAGGCGGAATAGGCTACATCCCCCAAAACGTAGGCCTAGTCAAAAACCTCACAGCAGTGCAAAACGTTGCACACGGCGCTCTCGGAAAAATAGGAATTTTTCCCGGCTTATTCGGCAAATTCCCACAAGAAGTGTTTGTGAAAGCTTATCAGCTTTTGGAAGACCTTGGCTTGGCGGAGGCCGCTGACCGGAAAGCAGGCCTACTCAGCGGAGGAGAGAGACAAAGAGTAGCCGTCGCACGGGCCCTTATGCAGAACCCCTCAATACTGCTCGCCGACGAGTTTGTCTCAGACCTCGACGTCATCAACGCATATGAAGTCATGGAGCTCACCACAAAAATATGCAGACGAAACAACATCGCCCTCGTCATGACCATGCATGACACATACCTTGTCAACAAATTCGCAGACCGGGTTGCTGTACTGAAGGATGGAAAAATAATGACCGAAATGCCGGGAAACCAGATAAGCATCAAAGAGCTTTCAGCAATTCTCGGCGGTGGACCAGCGGAATGA
- a CDS encoding phosphonate ABC transporter substrate-binding protein yields the protein MKRSTALQSIALITAGIIIGLLLSGAFGFVVLQPQSKQKLVIAVQPTLSAAEVLQRAKPIEAFLEQKLPDIDVEIYVPTSYAAVVESLRRGHAHAAFMSAWPSYLAWKLADAEVVLAEIRTVGEGDKIVEAPQYYSYWVVLPDSPIKSIEDLRGKKVALPSPISTSGYVAPLAKLVELGYIQVKQGSEADPSTFFQVVFTGGYAQSWTALKNGDVDAAVIAGDIPESLYREVMSNTRVIASQGPIPSHAVVFSKELKEPLRSRLINALQELGDREPALMKQFVSALFVRFEPTTSEKHLGGLQRYLELTNLRYSEKVG from the coding sequence GTGAAGCGCTCAACCGCACTACAAAGCATTGCCCTAATAACCGCCGGAATAATCATCGGCTTGCTTCTTTCTGGCGCTTTCGGATTTGTCGTCCTCCAACCTCAGAGTAAACAGAAGCTGGTGATAGCCGTCCAGCCCACATTGTCCGCCGCAGAGGTTCTCCAAAGAGCTAAACCAATCGAGGCGTTTCTGGAGCAGAAACTACCAGACATAGACGTGGAAATATATGTGCCAACCTCCTACGCGGCGGTTGTTGAATCTCTTCGACGGGGACACGCTCATGCAGCGTTCATGAGCGCGTGGCCCTCATACCTTGCATGGAAACTGGCCGACGCAGAAGTTGTTCTGGCAGAGATAAGAACTGTCGGCGAGGGAGACAAAATAGTCGAAGCACCACAATACTATTCCTACTGGGTCGTGCTACCCGATTCACCAATCAAGTCCATAGAAGACCTCCGCGGAAAGAAAGTCGCTTTGCCCAGCCCCATATCGACATCGGGATATGTTGCACCACTCGCTAAGCTCGTTGAACTCGGCTACATACAGGTCAAGCAGGGCTCTGAAGCCGACCCCTCAACCTTCTTCCAAGTAGTTTTCACAGGCGGATATGCTCAATCATGGACAGCTCTGAAAAACGGCGACGTAGACGCGGCGGTCATAGCCGGAGACATTCCTGAATCCCTTTACAGAGAAGTCATGTCAAACACGCGGGTGATAGCTTCTCAAGGCCCTATACCAAGCCACGCCGTAGTCTTCTCCAAGGAGCTGAAGGAGCCTCTACGCTCAAGGCTAATAAACGCCCTTCAGGAGCTGGGCGATAGAGAACCAGCCTTGATGAAACAGTTTGTATCCGCGCTCTTTGTCAGATTTGAGCCCACGACATCCGAGAAACATCTCGGAGGGCTGCAGAGATATCTTGAGCTCACAAACCTAAGATACTCGGAGAAGGTTGGCTGA
- a CDS encoding pyruvate formate-lyase activating enzyme produces MELKTLGKPAELARPLPDGRIECTACARYCRLKEGQIGLCGVRGVFDGQLRLLVYGRVITGHVDPIEKKPVTHYMPGTKIFSIATTGCNWLCAYCQNFDISQRRKVEGVEASPEMVVELALRYGSDGIAYTYNEPSIFMEYAHDIGVIARRKGLINIFVTNGYWTPDAVKMAGEFLDCATVDFKGSGEQSFVQRFIGIPSAEPVFDTLLEIRRKTRIHLEITDLIVPEIGDSLEAARRLCKWIHDNLGPETPIHFLRFHPDYKLLHLPWTPVETLEKHCQVAKEEGLLYVYVGNVPGHPLENTYCPGCGEMVVGRHGFDIVDWRLVDDNRCPRCGYRIHIVGKPPAKKVSASRRFIPVKF; encoded by the coding sequence GTGGAGCTAAAAACACTGGGCAAACCAGCGGAGCTGGCGCGTCCCCTCCCAGACGGTAGAATAGAGTGCACGGCCTGCGCCCGATATTGCAGGCTAAAGGAGGGGCAGATCGGGCTTTGTGGTGTAAGAGGCGTTTTCGACGGCCAGCTGCGACTACTCGTCTATGGCCGAGTAATCACGGGACATGTTGACCCGATTGAGAAAAAACCTGTTACACATTACATGCCAGGCACCAAGATTTTCAGCATCGCGACAACCGGCTGTAACTGGCTCTGCGCCTATTGTCAAAATTTTGACATAAGCCAGCGTAGGAAGGTCGAGGGTGTTGAGGCCTCACCTGAAATGGTTGTGGAGCTTGCCCTACGATATGGCAGCGACGGAATAGCCTACACCTACAACGAGCCCTCCATCTTCATGGAATACGCCCACGACATCGGAGTTATAGCGCGGAGAAAAGGCTTGATAAACATCTTCGTCACAAACGGCTACTGGACACCCGACGCTGTAAAGATGGCTGGAGAGTTTCTCGACTGCGCGACCGTAGACTTTAAAGGCAGCGGCGAGCAGAGCTTTGTTCAGAGGTTTATAGGCATACCCAGCGCCGAGCCCGTGTTCGACACTCTTCTCGAGATAAGGAGAAAAACCCGCATACATCTTGAGATAACAGACCTGATCGTCCCCGAGATAGGCGACAGCCTCGAAGCAGCCCGCCGCCTCTGCAAATGGATACACGACAACCTCGGCCCCGAAACCCCTATACATTTTCTAAGGTTCCACCCAGACTACAAGCTACTCCATCTTCCGTGGACACCTGTCGAAACGCTTGAGAAACATTGTCAAGTGGCTAAGGAGGAGGGGCTTCTCTACGTCTATGTTGGCAATGTCCCGGGACACCCCCTTGAGAACACCTACTGCCCAGGCTGCGGTGAAATGGTCGTCGGGAGACACGGTTTCGACATCGTCGACTGGAGGCTTGTGGACGACAACAGGTGCCCGAGATGCGGATACAGGATACACATTGTTGGGAAGCCTCCTGCGAAAAAGGTCTCAGCCAGTAGGCGGTTCATACCTGTGAAGTTCTGA
- a CDS encoding spermidine synthase, protein MGKPSNWYREQISESLLESYKVVRHIYSGKTRYQKVEILDTEPFGSCLLLDGKMQSSLLDEHIYHETLVHPAMCLSGEPRRVVIIGGGEGATLREVLRWRTVEEAYMIDLDREVVELCQKYLPTLSAGAFNDQRLRLFFMDGRRWVAEKLEDSVDVFIIDVTDPLEQGPSYLLYTREFYQLLSSKLSENGVIATQATSPTHTPLAYQSIKKTMQTIFPYVSELATYVVSFSAVWGFLYGSKGGGLSSLGRNEVDERLKMAEVKGLRFYSGSTHEALKELTRHYVTLRSVEARIIRDSEPLFVK, encoded by the coding sequence ATGGGTAAGCCGTCAAACTGGTACAGGGAGCAGATTAGCGAGTCCCTGCTCGAGTCCTACAAGGTAGTCAGACATATTTACAGTGGAAAAACACGGTACCAGAAGGTCGAGATACTGGATACAGAACCATTTGGCAGTTGCTTGCTACTTGATGGAAAAATGCAGTCATCTCTTCTAGACGAGCATATTTACCATGAAACCCTTGTCCACCCAGCCATGTGCCTGAGCGGAGAGCCCCGACGTGTGGTCATCATAGGAGGTGGAGAAGGCGCAACTTTGAGGGAGGTTCTCAGGTGGCGGACCGTCGAAGAAGCATATATGATAGACCTGGATAGAGAAGTTGTCGAACTTTGTCAAAAATATTTACCCACACTCTCGGCTGGTGCATTCAACGACCAGAGGCTTAGGCTGTTTTTTATGGATGGAAGACGGTGGGTGGCTGAGAAGCTTGAGGACAGTGTTGACGTATTCATAATCGATGTCACGGACCCGCTCGAACAAGGCCCCTCTTATCTGCTATATACGAGGGAGTTTTATCAACTCCTGTCGTCAAAACTCTCGGAAAATGGCGTGATTGCCACTCAAGCTACGTCGCCGACACATACCCCGCTCGCCTACCAGTCGATTAAAAAAACGATGCAGACAATATTCCCCTATGTATCTGAGCTGGCCACTTATGTTGTATCATTCTCCGCCGTGTGGGGGTTCCTCTACGGCTCCAAAGGGGGTGGACTCTCGTCTCTCGGGAGGAATGAGGTGGATGAGAGGTTGAAGATGGCTGAGGTCAAGGGCCTGAGGTTCTACAGCGGGTCAACACATGAAGCGCTTAAAGAATTGACGAGACACTACGTAACCCTCAGGAGCGTGGAGGCACGCATCATCAGAGATTCTGAGCCCTTATTCGTTAAGTGA
- a CDS encoding transcription regulator ExsB related protein, which produces MKIVALVSGGIDSTVMLWKLRSEGHSILPLTLLTFRRNPREIEAAKKISKAASGREPIVYDVSFLRELYDYPQHIKERVFQQFPSLPNIVIPYRNIIFYSVAAYVACHEAAEAIAGGHTREDMERIPDVGEEFFADLEKILNKSTPFHRVKILTPVAGLWKPEIMRLGVELGAPIGETWSCWSVFEKHCGKCPGCLSRKEVFRAVGLTDPTEYLEG; this is translated from the coding sequence ATGAAGATTGTGGCGCTTGTTTCAGGCGGCATCGACTCCACAGTTATGCTGTGGAAACTGCGCAGCGAGGGCCATTCAATTCTGCCCTTGACTCTGCTGACTTTCAGAAGAAACCCGAGGGAGATCGAGGCTGCCAAGAAAATCTCCAAAGCAGCAAGCGGACGCGAGCCAATTGTGTATGATGTCAGCTTTCTCCGCGAACTATATGATTATCCGCAGCACATAAAGGAGAGAGTTTTCCAACAGTTTCCCAGTTTACCCAACATCGTCATCCCCTACCGAAACATTATCTTCTATTCGGTGGCTGCGTACGTGGCCTGCCACGAGGCGGCTGAGGCGATAGCAGGTGGACACACCCGCGAGGACATGGAGCGTATACCCGATGTCGGAGAAGAGTTTTTCGCTGATCTGGAGAAAATCCTAAACAAGTCCACACCGTTCCACAGGGTCAAAATCTTGACACCTGTTGCGGGTCTCTGGAAGCCGGAGATAATGAGGCTTGGTGTCGAGCTCGGCGCACCAATCGGGGAAACTTGGAGCTGCTGGTCGGTTTTTGAGAAACACTGCGGCAAATGCCCCGGCTGCTTATCGAGAAAAGAGGTTTTCAGAGCCGTGGGGCTCACAGACCCTACCGAGTATCTGGAGGGATAG
- a CDS encoding 6-pyruvoyl tetrahydrobiopterin synthase, producing MSKERLKKIEVSGPGINFDYAHFLPSSPKCGVLHGHSSTVSVTVVGKVVDEMVVEFGELKKIVKKVVDAMDHKLIVCRKYLSHLEDGKVKVEFDGVGGHYEFILPINSVYVIERDSTVENISEHIAARLREMLPPNVQRIHVRMSEGFGKYATSSL from the coding sequence TTGAGCAAGGAGCGTTTAAAGAAAATTGAGGTAAGCGGCCCAGGCATCAACTTTGACTACGCCCACTTTCTACCCAGCTCACCTAAGTGCGGCGTTCTACATGGCCACTCTTCAACAGTTTCCGTTACGGTTGTGGGCAAGGTGGTCGACGAAATGGTTGTCGAGTTCGGCGAACTGAAGAAAATTGTTAAGAAAGTGGTGGATGCTATGGACCACAAACTCATCGTATGCAGAAAATATCTAAGCCATCTGGAGGATGGTAAGGTCAAGGTCGAGTTCGACGGCGTAGGAGGCCACTATGAATTCATACTTCCCATCAACTCGGTCTACGTGATAGAACGCGATTCAACAGTTGAGAACATTTCAGAACACATAGCTGCGAGGCTTAGAGAGATGCTTCCTCCAAATGTTCAGAGAATACACGTAAGGATGAGTGAAGGATTCGGAAAATACGCCACCTCTTCACTATGA
- a CDS encoding NAD+ kinase → MASLTVVYAGKRPDAVAAAEKLREILPKHFEKWRVLSLSEFEQISQSPVDDVLMILGGDGTVLRATRHIKSPNVRVVGVNFGRAGFLCVIEPEELETAVKKLAAEDYHVEEIMRLSLYVDDKYVGDALNEIYVSSTRPGTVIEYRVQQREVLASDVADGVILSTPVGSTAYAFSSGGPIVDERLETVVVVPMASMTNLRPMVISIATPLQVSVVKGRAQALVDGHTVTPVEKGEVRVEKSLHSIHMISFDERPLFSRRLRKRLYGRP, encoded by the coding sequence ATGGCGTCACTTACGGTTGTCTATGCAGGTAAGCGCCCCGATGCCGTTGCAGCCGCAGAAAAGCTCAGGGAAATTCTTCCGAAGCATTTTGAAAAGTGGCGTGTTTTATCGCTCTCAGAGTTCGAGCAAATCAGTCAGAGTCCTGTTGACGATGTTTTGATGATTCTCGGAGGAGACGGCACCGTTCTGAGGGCGACGAGACACATAAAGTCTCCGAATGTAAGGGTCGTCGGCGTGAATTTTGGGAGAGCTGGGTTCCTTTGCGTGATCGAGCCCGAGGAGTTGGAGACGGCTGTGAAGAAATTAGCAGCGGAAGATTATCATGTGGAGGAGATTATGAGGTTGTCTCTCTATGTCGACGACAAATACGTGGGGGATGCGTTGAATGAGATTTACGTCTCTTCGACGAGGCCCGGGACAGTGATTGAGTATCGTGTTCAGCAGCGTGAGGTGCTTGCCTCCGATGTGGCAGACGGAGTAATATTATCTACACCTGTGGGCTCGACAGCCTATGCGTTTTCCAGCGGAGGACCGATAGTAGATGAGAGGCTGGAGACGGTTGTGGTCGTGCCGATGGCTTCAATGACAAACCTTAGACCAATGGTAATCTCGATAGCCACTCCTCTACAGGTCTCTGTTGTGAAGGGGCGTGCACAGGCCCTCGTCGACGGACACACGGTTACACCTGTTGAGAAGGGAGAGGTCCGGGTTGAGAAATCACTTCACAGCATACACATGATATCTTTCGACGAGAGACCGTTGTTTAGTCGTAGGCTGAGGAAAAGATTGTATGGCAGGCCGTAG
- a CDS encoding S-adenosylmethionine decarboxylase: protein MKGLGRHLILELTGCDQRLLSDVDFLDDLLTKAAVASGATIVGKYSERFDHGQGVSAIIVLKESHISIHTWPELGYAALDIYTCGENIDPWKAYDLIIARLEPENVGAFEVVRGLNVLRKNLQLQKASIRDG, encoded by the coding sequence GTGAAGGGGCTTGGCAGACACCTGATTTTGGAGCTCACTGGATGCGACCAGCGCCTACTAAGCGATGTCGATTTCCTCGATGATTTGTTGACCAAGGCGGCTGTCGCCAGCGGCGCAACTATTGTCGGCAAGTATTCTGAAAGGTTTGACCATGGACAAGGCGTCTCGGCGATAATTGTCTTAAAGGAGAGTCACATCTCGATACATACTTGGCCTGAGCTTGGCTACGCAGCCCTCGATATATACACTTGCGGAGAAAACATTGACCCATGGAAGGCCTACGACCTCATCATCGCGAGGCTTGAGCCTGAAAACGTTGGAGCTTTCGAGGTCGTCAGAGGACTGAATGTTTTGAGAAAAAACCTTCAGCTCCAGAAAGCCTCGATAAGAGATGGGTAA
- a CDS encoding phosphonate ABC transporter permese yields MVPPNPAVVAEAATGLVETIQIAFVGTVLGFVFALPFSALAMRNMFSHTLTTVVRAFFGFVRTIPVLFWAVVFVIAVGLGPLAGTLAIAVYTFGYLSKIYYEAFEAVDPEVLDAIRVTKAPRLLIVRHAIIPESMNTIISQLLFMFEYNIRSSTVLGFVGAGGIGLLMISYIESLQYSSLTTALLLTLVTVVAIDLLSGYLRKQFIPAFLQKPK; encoded by the coding sequence ATGGTTCCACCCAATCCTGCGGTCGTCGCAGAGGCGGCGACGGGGCTGGTGGAAACCATTCAAATAGCATTTGTCGGAACAGTGCTGGGGTTTGTGTTTGCTCTACCGTTCTCGGCGCTGGCCATGCGCAACATGTTTTCTCACACTTTAACCACGGTCGTCAGAGCATTCTTCGGCTTTGTGCGCACCATTCCGGTCCTTTTCTGGGCCGTGGTCTTCGTCATCGCAGTGGGGCTCGGGCCGCTTGCCGGCACACTCGCCATAGCTGTATACACCTTCGGCTACCTATCCAAAATCTACTACGAGGCCTTCGAAGCAGTCGACCCAGAGGTCCTCGACGCAATACGTGTAACAAAAGCCCCGCGCCTACTCATCGTACGACACGCCATAATCCCGGAGTCGATGAACACAATCATCAGCCAGCTACTGTTCATGTTCGAGTACAACATAAGGTCGTCAACAGTCCTCGGGTTCGTTGGAGCAGGCGGAATCGGGCTACTCATGATAAGCTACATCGAGTCACTACAGTACAGCAGCCTAACAACCGCGCTGCTTCTCACCCTCGTGACGGTAGTAGCCATAGACCTTCTAAGCGGATATCTCAGAAAACAATTCATACCCGCCTTTTTACAAAAACCAAAATAA
- a CDS encoding manganese/iron ABC transporter permease → MALAEFFLEPLTYRFMQSAFITSIAVGILASTLSVVIVLRGWALLGDAISHAVLPGLALAAVFNIPLTLGGAMAGIISSFAIGLIEQKTRVRNDTAIGIVLTGAFALGLVAISKLRPTLDVFHILFGNVLAVSTEELQLTAAVATAVLLFFGLFLKEIVAYTFDPVFASVAGLPANLLHHILMVMISLAVIASLQTVGIILVVSLLITPGATAQLVAKNLLQMFIISVTVGVSSAVTGLYLSFYLAASSGGTIALTATAIFFAVFLAKRLTASAASH, encoded by the coding sequence ATGGCGTTAGCCGAATTTTTCCTCGAACCACTCACCTACCGCTTCATGCAGTCAGCATTCATCACATCCATCGCGGTCGGCATACTCGCATCCACACTCAGCGTCGTAATTGTCCTACGCGGCTGGGCACTTCTCGGCGACGCAATATCACACGCAGTTTTACCCGGACTAGCCTTGGCCGCTGTTTTCAACATTCCTCTCACGCTGGGCGGAGCCATGGCAGGCATAATCTCCTCATTCGCCATCGGACTCATAGAGCAGAAGACACGTGTGAGAAACGATACAGCCATCGGCATAGTTTTGACAGGGGCCTTCGCACTAGGCCTCGTCGCGATAAGCAAGCTTAGACCAACTCTGGATGTTTTCCACATCCTTTTCGGAAACGTTCTCGCCGTCTCAACAGAGGAGCTGCAGCTCACCGCAGCCGTCGCCACTGCTGTACTCCTCTTCTTCGGCCTCTTCCTTAAAGAAATCGTCGCATACACTTTCGACCCCGTTTTCGCCTCAGTAGCCGGATTACCAGCCAACCTTCTCCACCATATTCTCATGGTCATGATATCGCTGGCCGTAATCGCGTCCCTGCAAACGGTTGGAATAATCCTCGTCGTGTCGCTGCTCATAACACCTGGCGCGACCGCCCAGCTCGTCGCCAAAAACCTCCTCCAAATGTTCATCATATCCGTCACGGTCGGCGTATCGTCGGCGGTCACCGGCCTCTATCTATCCTTCTATCTTGCAGCCAGCTCGGGTGGAACCATCGCTTTAACCGCTACAGCCATATTCTTCGCCGTCTTTTTGGCTAAGAGGCTGACTGCTTCAGCTGCCTCTCACTAA